Proteins encoded by one window of Polyangia bacterium:
- a CDS encoding VCBS repeat-containing protein: protein MFRVVSSKSRSLIVTSLLCCAAGVASIHCGFSGGASGTGGTSGGTGGSGATGASGSGGTNGGPGSGGSTETGSGGASSMGGSAGSGGTPMSGSGGTTSMGGASGSGGMAMMGTFKNYEVSGTFPTEPVAIAQHPGTLKFTKKVIHNQFLAESCSIGDYNNDGIPDVSSGRIWYQGPDFTTKHTFRSGHGVLPSNGDGPEINTGVSDDWADYPFDMDGDGWTDIINVAQCDVDEITYTTNKIGTVQVHATAVWYHNPGSVAAQAGDPMWVPHLMHSDVRLEQHGLVDMNGDGYPEIYGACKGCTPAETKGYYQGDPHNPNAAWTFHSVTVPYTFPFSGTGWLHGLGAGDVNGDGKPDLLERGGVWLAQGTATSPTWNSTVCTGVNTPAGCGWIKTNLYDGLPDADGNKGASHMYAVDMDKDGKVDIVAANWAHGVGLYWYKQGNNGQFTKYQFMGDSALDAPGDPAKWGAGFTEPHSLQVVDMDGDGRPDVVTGKMRFAHPHGYGDPDSDSTPYLYVFKNVATPDAKTGSPITLQPILVDGDPTKAPGTTDGGMGVGRQLAVGHVNTDGIMDICVGTKVGLAVFLGQ, encoded by the coding sequence ATGTTTCGTGTCGTGAGTTCGAAATCTCGCTCACTCATCGTGACGTCATTGCTGTGTTGCGCGGCGGGCGTCGCTTCCATCCATTGTGGCTTCAGCGGCGGCGCGTCCGGCACCGGCGGCACGTCGGGGGGCACGGGCGGGTCCGGCGCGACCGGCGCCTCGGGCAGCGGCGGGACCAACGGCGGCCCAGGCTCCGGCGGATCGACCGAGACCGGCAGCGGCGGCGCGTCCAGCATGGGCGGCAGCGCCGGCAGCGGCGGCACGCCGATGTCGGGCAGCGGCGGCACCACCAGCATGGGCGGCGCCTCCGGCAGCGGCGGCATGGCCATGATGGGAACATTCAAGAACTACGAAGTCAGCGGAACCTTCCCCACCGAGCCCGTGGCCATCGCCCAGCACCCGGGCACGCTCAAGTTCACGAAGAAGGTCATCCACAACCAGTTCCTCGCCGAGAGCTGCTCGATCGGCGATTACAACAACGACGGAATTCCGGACGTCTCATCGGGCCGTATCTGGTACCAGGGCCCCGACTTCACGACCAAGCACACGTTCCGTTCCGGACACGGCGTCCTGCCGTCGAACGGCGACGGCCCCGAGATCAACACCGGCGTCTCCGACGACTGGGCGGACTATCCCTTCGACATGGACGGCGACGGCTGGACCGACATCATCAATGTCGCCCAGTGCGACGTCGACGAGATCACGTACACCACCAACAAGATCGGAACCGTCCAGGTTCACGCGACGGCGGTCTGGTACCACAATCCGGGCAGCGTCGCCGCACAGGCCGGCGATCCCATGTGGGTCCCCCATCTCATGCACTCTGACGTGCGCCTCGAGCAGCACGGGCTGGTGGATATGAACGGCGACGGCTATCCCGAAATTTACGGTGCGTGCAAAGGCTGCACGCCGGCGGAGACCAAGGGCTACTATCAGGGCGATCCGCACAACCCCAACGCCGCCTGGACCTTCCACTCCGTCACCGTCCCCTACACGTTCCCGTTCAGCGGCACCGGTTGGTTGCACGGGCTAGGCGCGGGCGACGTCAACGGTGACGGGAAGCCCGACCTCCTCGAACGCGGCGGCGTCTGGCTGGCGCAGGGAACTGCTACCAGCCCCACCTGGAACTCGACCGTTTGCACGGGTGTGAACACCCCGGCTGGTTGTGGCTGGATCAAAACGAATCTTTACGACGGCCTGCCGGACGCCGACGGCAACAAGGGCGCTTCGCACATGTACGCCGTCGACATGGACAAGGACGGCAAGGTCGACATCGTGGCCGCCAACTGGGCCCATGGCGTCGGTCTGTACTGGTACAAGCAGGGCAACAACGGTCAGTTCACCAAGTACCAGTTCATGGGCGACAGCGCCCTCGACGCCCCGGGCGATCCAGCCAAGTGGGGAGCGGGCTTCACCGAGCCACACTCGCTCCAGGTCGTCGACATGGACGGAGACGGACGCCCCGACGTCGTGACGGGAAAGATGCGCTTTGCCCACCCGCACGGCTATGGCGATCCCGACAGCGACAGCACGCCGTACCTTTACGTGTTCAAGAACGTCGCCACGCCCGACGCGAAGACCGGATCGCCCATCACCCTGCAGCCGATTCTGGTGGACGGCGATCCCACCAAGGCACCCGGCACCACGGACGGCGGAATGGGCGTCGGCCGCCAGCTGGCCGTCGGCCACGTGAACACCGACGGCATCATGGACATCTGCGTGGGCACAAAAGTGGGCCTGGCCGTTTTCCTCGGGCAGTAA
- a CDS encoding porin has translation MKRLRTWTMKFAPIAAITAVLVSAGSARADVTIYDKDGWSFYTSGLVAAHYQLVKGGADPMFKGGLQPAGGLVLDERSISDVRDNTITLSDVRSGFIGTQIGFGVNRQISERVRVTSFLAISMNGLNSNRGQNYQKDVDYREGWAAVESPYGTFKFGRMFGLFASSSAEVMLMAFHYGVGDPCVINSSTIACGSSGAGPLYAGFDAAFRYSSPRFAGLQFQLAVADPDAGVGLQMTPYPRVDAEVNLDQTFGPARLRLFGQSMWDRIETSMMGLAGMPGTLISHDVWGVMGTGLLNVGGFGLGGGGWTGKGIGERVPLEATDPANPLSFDKSPNKELRLFRGFYGNVQYDFQGTVLTGGGGVLFVRPTALDASDMAVNDVLKQQFEYHVTLSHKFDAIVLNAEYMRWTSEWHNGEKQVLNFMGAGANYVW, from the coding sequence ATGAAACGACTCCGGACATGGACCATGAAGTTCGCGCCGATCGCCGCAATCACCGCCGTTCTGGTGAGTGCAGGCTCGGCCCGCGCGGACGTGACGATCTACGACAAAGACGGATGGTCGTTTTACACGTCGGGGCTGGTCGCCGCTCACTATCAGCTGGTGAAAGGCGGCGCCGACCCGATGTTCAAGGGCGGGCTGCAACCAGCCGGCGGCCTGGTCCTTGACGAGCGCAGCATCAGCGACGTGCGCGACAACACGATCACGCTTTCTGATGTGCGCAGCGGCTTCATCGGAACGCAGATCGGGTTCGGGGTGAACCGCCAGATAAGCGAACGGGTGCGGGTGACGTCGTTCTTGGCGATCAGCATGAACGGGCTCAACAGCAACCGCGGGCAGAACTATCAGAAGGACGTCGATTATCGTGAAGGCTGGGCGGCCGTCGAGAGCCCCTATGGCACATTCAAGTTCGGCCGTATGTTCGGCCTGTTCGCCTCAAGCTCGGCCGAGGTCATGCTCATGGCCTTCCACTACGGCGTGGGTGATCCGTGCGTCATCAACAGCTCCACGATCGCCTGCGGATCATCGGGCGCCGGGCCGCTGTACGCTGGTTTCGACGCCGCATTCCGTTACTCGTCGCCGCGGTTCGCGGGCCTGCAGTTCCAGCTCGCCGTCGCCGATCCGGACGCCGGCGTCGGCCTGCAGATGACGCCGTACCCGCGCGTCGACGCGGAGGTGAACCTCGACCAGACCTTCGGGCCGGCGCGCCTTCGTCTGTTCGGCCAATCCATGTGGGATCGGATCGAGACCAGCATGATGGGCCTGGCCGGGATGCCCGGCACCCTGATTTCGCACGACGTCTGGGGCGTCATGGGCACCGGCCTGCTCAACGTCGGCGGCTTTGGGCTGGGTGGCGGGGGGTGGACGGGCAAGGGCATCGGCGAACGCGTCCCCCTGGAGGCCACCGATCCGGCAAATCCCCTGTCCTTCGACAAAAGCCCGAACAAGGAGCTGCGACTGTTTCGCGGCTTCTACGGGAACGTTCAGTATGACTTTCAGGGGACCGTCCTGACTGGCGGCGGCGGGGTCCTGTTCGTGCGTCCGACCGCGCTGGACGCCAGCGACATGGCGGTCAACGACGTGCTCAAACAGCAGTTCGAGTATCACGTGACGCTGAGCCACAAGTTCGACGCCATCGTTCTGAACGCCGAGTACATGCGCTGGACGTCGGAGTGGCACAACGGCGAAAAGCAGGTCCTGAACTTCATGGGCGCCGGCGCCAACTACGTCTGGTAG
- a CDS encoding SMP-30/gluconolactonase/LRE family protein, giving the protein MAMRIQRLDVPPSVLGEGPVWSERDQCLYYVDIIACRLQAYWPQTKACRFWQFDEFTGSLAECRSGGLILTLRDRIVRFDPQSGRVGDEIAVLERDRPANRLNDGKTDRWGRFWVGSMQHDEALNNGRLWCVTGDGKARAFRDGIGVSNSISFDDQRGRMYFADSLSRLIEYATWDDEKIPTDWRPFAHAGKGAPDGSCSDADGYLWNAEWSGHRVVRYAPDGRIDRVIEMPMSRPSCCTFGGADYRTLFVTSARYLMSAEEQQHDVDAGSLCCVDLEDVQGLPPHLFAL; this is encoded by the coding sequence ATGGCGATGAGAATCCAAAGGCTGGACGTTCCGCCTTCGGTGCTGGGCGAGGGGCCGGTCTGGTCGGAACGTGACCAGTGCCTTTACTACGTCGACATCATCGCGTGCCGATTGCAGGCCTACTGGCCGCAAACCAAGGCCTGTCGCTTTTGGCAGTTCGATGAATTCACCGGGTCGCTGGCCGAGTGTCGCAGCGGCGGCTTGATCCTGACCCTGCGCGATCGGATCGTCCGGTTCGATCCGCAGAGCGGTCGGGTGGGCGACGAGATCGCCGTCCTGGAACGCGACCGCCCGGCCAATCGCCTGAACGACGGCAAGACCGATCGCTGGGGGCGTTTCTGGGTCGGGTCCATGCAACACGACGAAGCGCTGAACAATGGCCGCTTGTGGTGCGTGACCGGCGACGGAAAGGCGCGGGCGTTTCGCGACGGCATCGGGGTCAGCAATTCGATCTCGTTCGACGATCAGCGCGGGCGGATGTATTTCGCCGACTCTTTGTCGCGGTTGATTGAGTATGCGACCTGGGACGATGAAAAAATTCCAACTGATTGGCGGCCCTTCGCCCACGCAGGCAAGGGCGCACCCGACGGAAGCTGCAGCGATGCCGATGGGTATCTGTGGAACGCCGAATGGTCGGGCCACCGGGTGGTTCGTTATGCGCCGGACGGTCGGATTGATCGGGTGATCGAGATGCCCATGAGTCGACCCAGTTGTTGTACGTTCGGCGGCGCTGACTACCGGACGCTCTTCGTGACCTCGGCGCGGTACTTGATGTCTGCCGAAGAGCAACAGCACGACGTCGACGCAGGCTCGCTTTGCTGCGTTGACCTGGAAGATGTACAAGGACTGCCGCCCCACCTTTTCGCCCTCTGA
- a CDS encoding sugar ABC transporter substrate-binding protein produces the protein MLKRQLLVVTGALVMSAAVVGCQKEAAQAPAPAPAAETPKPAAPAEETSNGPKVVPGPGYQPECFAPWDAKTKYLQWPAKKPPFRLALVNGYVGNAWRIQMVKTAKAFAKDPAVAPLIKEFKVVSTGTDIAAQLGAIEDFINQGFDGIVTLAVSPEGFDRVIRLADKKGVVIVPFDNVLDTDKVMEVNEDQLSMGKQWGEFLDKILKGKGKVLEVRGLQGNSTERDRHNGFRQVMEAPGKKYEITEVVGSWDDGKAQKAVADALAVHHKFDAMMVQGGSTGAIRALLDAGHKPIPVATEAENGARKLIAKYHDKGMKGLSLGQSPGLAAIAMKAAIEGLQGRVLPQKISVPIPAADQTTLKDGDNYYSKLSDNFFTPNEFPPCGVNISGVKIMNESETDVK, from the coding sequence ATGCTGAAGAGACAACTGCTGGTCGTGACCGGAGCGTTGGTGATGAGCGCCGCCGTCGTTGGGTGTCAGAAGGAAGCCGCGCAGGCCCCGGCGCCTGCCCCGGCCGCCGAGACGCCCAAGCCGGCCGCGCCCGCCGAAGAAACCAGCAATGGTCCGAAAGTGGTTCCCGGTCCCGGCTACCAGCCCGAGTGCTTTGCGCCGTGGGACGCGAAGACGAAATATCTGCAGTGGCCGGCGAAGAAGCCGCCCTTCCGGTTGGCGCTGGTCAACGGCTACGTCGGCAACGCCTGGCGCATCCAGATGGTGAAGACGGCCAAGGCCTTCGCCAAGGATCCGGCGGTGGCGCCGCTGATCAAAGAGTTCAAGGTCGTCTCGACCGGCACCGACATCGCCGCGCAGCTGGGCGCCATCGAGGACTTCATCAATCAAGGCTTCGACGGCATCGTCACGCTGGCGGTCAGTCCGGAGGGTTTCGATCGCGTGATCCGGCTGGCCGACAAGAAGGGCGTGGTCATCGTTCCCTTCGACAACGTCCTCGACACCGACAAGGTCATGGAGGTCAACGAAGACCAGCTGTCGATGGGCAAGCAGTGGGGCGAGTTCCTGGACAAGATCCTCAAGGGCAAGGGCAAGGTGCTGGAGGTGCGCGGTCTGCAGGGCAACTCGACCGAGCGCGATCGCCACAATGGCTTCCGGCAGGTCATGGAGGCGCCCGGCAAGAAGTACGAGATCACCGAGGTGGTGGGCAGCTGGGATGACGGCAAGGCGCAAAAGGCGGTGGCCGACGCGCTGGCCGTGCACCACAAGTTCGACGCCATGATGGTCCAGGGCGGATCGACGGGCGCCATCCGCGCGCTGCTGGACGCCGGCCACAAGCCGATTCCGGTGGCGACCGAAGCCGAGAACGGCGCGCGGAAGCTTATCGCCAAGTATCACGACAAGGGCATGAAGGGCTTGTCGCTGGGCCAGTCGCCCGGGTTGGCGGCCATCGCCATGAAGGCGGCCATCGAAGGTCTTCAGGGGCGCGTGCTGCCGCAGAAGATCTCGGTGCCGATCCCGGCGGCGGATCAGACCACTTTGAAAGACGGCGACAACTATTACTCGAAGCTGTCGGACAACTTCTTCACACCGAACGAGTTCCCGCCGTGCGGGGTGAACATCTCGGGCGTCAAGATCATGAACGAGTCAGAGACCGACGTGAAATAG
- a CDS encoding sugar ABC transporter ATP-binding protein produces the protein METGATHFLELRNVSKNYGGVVALDRVNFGCDPGTIHAILGENGAGKSTLIKIIAGVVQPTQGEMLLQGQAVKFGHPVDANAAGVVCVFQELSLLPTLSVAENIGITMPTNRLGMYDRKAQHRKAEELLARVGCEDINPRAWVNSLPLSRRQMVEIAKALGKNPRLLILDEATSALTSADVEKVMRILGKLRDDGLVLLYISHRMHEIKELADVLSVFRNGQHVETFPKNRHSDDEIVQLMIGRDLGQVFPPKPPRPVADVAAPAKLEVKNLRWENQLNDISFRLGKGEILGLGGLDGQGQKELLLGLFGVLKDLSGEIKVDGQPTKIGSPHKAKSTAHRIALVPEDRKTEGLMLPMGVGTNITIASLQKLRKGLGLDQEKEASAIAAMVKRIQIKVSNLANPVSSLSGGNQQKVVLAKWLMTEPQILMLNDPTRGIDVGTKQELYQLLRQLADAGTSILFYSTDYDELIGCCDRVLILYQGQIARELVGDEITETNIVASALNINTTAHVKAVAPPGQGPTPP, from the coding sequence ATGGAAACAGGCGCCACACATTTTCTCGAACTGCGGAACGTCTCCAAGAACTACGGGGGCGTGGTGGCGCTGGATCGGGTGAACTTCGGGTGCGACCCGGGGACCATTCACGCCATCCTGGGCGAGAACGGGGCGGGCAAGAGCACGCTCATCAAGATCATCGCGGGCGTGGTGCAGCCGACGCAGGGCGAGATGCTGCTGCAGGGCCAGGCGGTCAAGTTCGGGCATCCGGTGGATGCGAACGCGGCCGGCGTGGTCTGCGTGTTTCAGGAGCTGTCCCTGCTGCCGACGCTGTCGGTGGCGGAGAACATCGGCATCACCATGCCAACCAACCGCCTGGGCATGTACGATCGCAAGGCCCAGCACCGCAAGGCGGAGGAACTTCTGGCCCGCGTGGGCTGCGAGGACATCAACCCGCGCGCCTGGGTCAACAGCCTGCCGCTGTCGCGCCGCCAGATGGTCGAGATCGCCAAGGCGCTGGGCAAGAACCCGCGGCTTTTGATCCTGGATGAAGCCACGTCCGCCCTGACCAGCGCCGACGTCGAGAAGGTGATGCGCATCCTCGGCAAGCTGCGCGACGATGGGCTGGTGCTGCTGTACATCTCGCACCGCATGCACGAAATCAAAGAGCTGGCCGACGTGCTGTCGGTGTTCCGCAACGGGCAGCACGTCGAGACCTTTCCCAAGAACCGCCACAGCGACGACGAGATCGTGCAGTTGATGATCGGCCGCGATCTGGGCCAGGTGTTCCCGCCCAAGCCGCCGCGGCCGGTCGCTGACGTCGCGGCGCCGGCGAAGCTGGAGGTGAAGAACCTGCGCTGGGAGAACCAGCTCAACGACATCTCGTTTCGCCTGGGCAAGGGCGAGATCCTGGGCCTGGGCGGCCTGGACGGTCAGGGGCAGAAAGAATTGCTGCTGGGATTGTTCGGCGTGCTGAAAGATCTCAGCGGCGAGATCAAAGTGGACGGCCAGCCGACCAAGATCGGCTCGCCCCACAAGGCCAAGTCGACCGCCCACCGCATCGCCCTGGTCCCCGAGGATCGCAAGACCGAAGGCTTGATGCTGCCGATGGGCGTGGGCACCAACATCACCATCGCCTCGCTGCAGAAGCTGCGCAAGGGCCTGGGCCTCGATCAGGAGAAAGAGGCCAGCGCCATCGCCGCGATGGTCAAGCGCATCCAGATCAAGGTGTCCAACCTGGCCAATCCAGTTTCATCGCTCTCGGGCGGCAACCAGCAGAAGGTGGTGCTGGCCAAGTGGCTGATGACCGAGCCGCAGATCCTGATGCTGAACGATCCCACCCGCGGCATCGACGTCGGCACCAAACAAGAGCTGTATCAACTGCTGCGCCAGCTGGCCGACGCCGGCACCTCGATCCTTTTTTACAGCACCGACTATGACGAACTGATCGGCTGCTGCGATCGCGTGCTGATCCTGTATCAGGGCCAGATCGCCCGCGAGCTGGTGGGCGACGAGATCACCGAGACCAACATCGTGGCCAGCGCCCTCAACATCAACACGACGGCTCACGTGAAGGCCGTCGCCCCGCCAGGACAAGGACCGACGCCGCCGTGA
- a CDS encoding ABC transporter permease yields MKDWKLQLDQSRGLLLAIGLFMVFYCLYSSQHPRGFTAPLFGQNANESFVLATAAMAQTVPIITGGLDLSVGAVVTLVDCLASHLLHGTGGQILLGIFLCLLAGTACGLANGCLVVYGRLQPIIATLASGTIFLGLALFLRPTPGGNVDGDLAFAMTFDVNETLGYFHLAPKGALGFVGKIPTPLLLLTALALSWAYYKRTRLGLGTYAIGASPEAAYMSGVRIKRVKVGAYSMAGFFAAAGGLYLAMQTGAGNADIEQAGAYTLNSIAGVVIGGTSLYGGMGGAVGSIFGALVLRAVAFNFRVFDEKSALGFLANPLYQPLFEGLILLIAVCAGAFWVLRLKNRLHVFR; encoded by the coding sequence GTGAAAGACTGGAAGCTGCAGTTGGATCAAAGCCGGGGCCTGCTGCTGGCCATCGGCCTTTTCATGGTGTTTTACTGCCTGTATTCGTCGCAGCACCCGCGCGGGTTCACGGCGCCGCTGTTCGGCCAGAACGCCAACGAATCGTTCGTGCTGGCCACGGCGGCGATGGCGCAGACGGTCCCCATCATCACCGGCGGCCTGGATCTGTCGGTGGGCGCGGTGGTGACGCTGGTGGATTGTCTGGCCTCGCACCTTCTGCACGGCACCGGCGGACAGATCTTGCTGGGGATTTTTCTGTGTCTGCTGGCCGGCACCGCGTGCGGCCTGGCCAACGGGTGCCTGGTGGTGTACGGCCGGCTGCAGCCGATCATCGCCACGCTGGCCTCGGGGACGATCTTTCTGGGGTTGGCCTTGTTCCTGCGGCCCACGCCGGGCGGCAACGTCGACGGCGATCTGGCCTTTGCCATGACCTTCGACGTCAACGAAACGCTGGGCTACTTTCACCTGGCGCCGAAGGGCGCGCTGGGTTTCGTCGGCAAGATCCCGACCCCGCTGCTGTTGCTGACGGCGCTGGCGTTGAGCTGGGCGTACTACAAACGCACGCGGCTGGGCCTGGGCACGTATGCCATCGGCGCCTCGCCGGAGGCGGCGTACATGTCCGGCGTGCGCATCAAGCGGGTCAAGGTCGGCGCCTACAGCATGGCCGGCTTCTTTGCGGCGGCCGGCGGACTTTATCTGGCCATGCAGACCGGCGCCGGGAACGCGGACATCGAACAGGCGGGCGCGTACACGCTGAACTCGATCGCCGGCGTGGTGATCGGCGGGACCTCGCTTTACGGCGGGATGGGCGGCGCGGTGGGCTCGATCTTCGGGGCCCTGGTGCTGCGGGCGGTGGCCTTCAACTTCCGCGTCTTCGACGAGAAATCGGCATTGGGCTTTCTGGCCAACCCGCTTTATCAACCTTTGTTCGAAGGCCTGATCTTGCTGATCGCGGTCTGCGCTGGCGCGTTCTGGGTGCTGCGGTTGAAAAACCGGCTGCACGTGTTTCGGTGA
- a CDS encoding ABC transporter permease, translated as MNATLKSRLAATEKSTWYTLASIGLILVVGSIFTLVTQGSLSFLNPLYILQQMQIASFLGIAATGAMVVILLGHIDLSLPWVVATSAMLSAALGGWSALPAGILIGALAGLVNGLGVAFLRVPSMIFTLGMNTVLQGLMVVFTGGFAPRSEAPHWMEVLAIGKTLAIPNSVFVWIAVGFAAVFLLTKTALGRFIYAVGNQEQAVFLSGVRTPWVLVAGFVVSGICSAITGMLLAGFSHKAYQAMGDGYLMSAIAAVVIGGTNIMGGRGTYLGTVLGTILIVLLQSVLSVMQMPDAGRQIIYGGIIIAMLLVYGRQAQHG; from the coding sequence GTGAACGCCACCCTGAAAAGCCGCCTGGCCGCCACGGAGAAATCGACCTGGTACACCCTGGCCTCGATCGGGTTGATCCTGGTCGTCGGATCGATCTTCACGCTGGTCACGCAGGGGTCGCTCAGCTTTTTGAACCCGCTTTACATCCTGCAGCAGATGCAGATCGCGTCGTTCCTGGGCATTGCCGCCACCGGCGCGATGGTGGTGATCCTGCTGGGGCACATCGATCTGTCGCTGCCGTGGGTGGTGGCCACCAGCGCCATGCTGTCGGCGGCGCTGGGCGGCTGGTCGGCGCTGCCGGCGGGGATCTTGATCGGCGCGCTGGCCGGTTTGGTGAACGGCCTGGGCGTGGCGTTCCTGCGCGTGCCGTCGATGATCTTCACGCTGGGCATGAACACCGTGCTGCAGGGCTTGATGGTGGTGTTCACCGGCGGATTTGCCCCGCGCAGCGAAGCGCCGCACTGGATGGAAGTGCTGGCCATCGGCAAGACGCTGGCCATCCCGAACTCGGTGTTCGTGTGGATCGCGGTCGGTTTCGCGGCGGTGTTCCTGCTGACCAAGACGGCGCTCGGCCGCTTCATCTACGCGGTCGGCAACCAGGAGCAGGCGGTTTTTCTTTCGGGCGTGCGCACGCCGTGGGTGCTGGTGGCGGGGTTCGTGGTGTCGGGGATCTGCTCGGCCATCACCGGCATGTTGCTGGCTGGGTTTTCGCACAAGGCTTATCAAGCGATGGGGGACGGCTACCTGATGTCGGCGATTGCGGCGGTGGTGATCGGCGGGACGAACATCATGGGCGGTCGCGGTACGTATCTCGGCACGGTGCTGGGCACGATCTTGATCGTGCTTTTGCAAAGCGTGCTGTCGGTGATGCAGATGCCCGACGCCGGCCGGCAGATCATCTACGGCGGAATCATCATCGCCATGTTGCTGGTGTACGGCCGTCAGGCTCAGCACGGTTAG
- a CDS encoding SMP-30/gluconolactonase/LRE family protein: MNRTNLKHEIAPTPVEITCVVKAMALIGEGPMWSAAEQRLYWVDIVGQQLYVFNPADGSNQAFAMPELITSVSPRRNGGVILTLRNSFAFFDLATGALTKLGDPEPELPGNRFNDGKCDRQGRLWAGTMGDVDWDSPIGNLYRFGADRKPARMEQGICCSNGLGWSPDSKTMYFTESFRHRIFAYDFDAASGDLSNRRIFITLDPHESAFPDGMTVDAEGFVWCAQPMLGRIVRYDPKGAIRRIIELPVSRGTGVMFGGPNLDVLYVTTMRATLTDEQLAQEPLAGSLLALRPGVQGVAETPFAG; the protein is encoded by the coding sequence ATGAACCGGACCAACTTGAAGCACGAGATCGCGCCCACGCCGGTGGAGATCACCTGCGTGGTGAAGGCCATGGCCTTGATCGGCGAAGGCCCGATGTGGTCGGCGGCCGAGCAGCGGCTTTACTGGGTGGACATCGTCGGGCAGCAGCTTTACGTGTTCAACCCGGCCGACGGATCGAACCAGGCTTTTGCCATGCCCGAATTGATCACCTCGGTGTCGCCGCGCCGAAACGGGGGGGTCATCCTCACCTTGCGCAACAGCTTCGCGTTTTTTGATCTCGCGACCGGCGCGCTGACCAAGCTCGGCGATCCAGAGCCTGAATTGCCGGGCAATCGTTTTAACGACGGCAAGTGCGATCGCCAGGGCCGGCTGTGGGCCGGCACCATGGGCGACGTCGACTGGGATTCGCCGATCGGCAACCTGTATCGCTTCGGCGCCGACCGCAAGCCGGCGCGCATGGAGCAAGGGATCTGTTGCTCGAACGGGCTTGGCTGGAGCCCGGACAGCAAGACCATGTATTTCACCGAGAGCTTCCGGCACCGCATCTTCGCCTACGACTTCGACGCCGCATCGGGGGACCTTTCCAATCGCCGCATCTTCATCACCCTGGATCCGCACGAAAGCGCCTTCCCCGACGGCATGACCGTCGACGCCGAGGGCTTCGTGTGGTGCGCGCAGCCGATGCTGGGTCGCATCGTCCGCTACGATCCAAAGGGCGCCATCCGACGCATCATCGAGCTGCCGGTGTCGCGCGGGACCGGCGTGATGTTCGGTGGTCCCAACCTGGACGTGCTGTACGTGACCACCATGCGCGCGACACTGACCGACGAACAGCTGGCGCAAGAGCCGCTGGCCGGCAGCCTGCTGGCGCTGCGTCCGGGTGTCCAGGGCGTGGCCGAGACGCCGTTCGCGGGTTAG